A genomic window from Phoenix dactylifera cultivar Barhee BC4 chromosome 7, palm_55x_up_171113_PBpolish2nd_filt_p, whole genome shotgun sequence includes:
- the LOC103711373 gene encoding zinc finger A20 and AN1 domain-containing stress-associated protein 11-like — translation MAQREKELQVPETLTLCVNNCGFYGNPATNNMCQACFQAAGFASPSPPSRSSHEKASSAPARSLDPAAEAGREGAEGPAGKADAAAAVVSPARRVSRCAGCRKRVGLTGFRCRCGKLFCAQHRYSDRHDCSFDYKAAGREAIARENPVVRAAKIVKI, via the coding sequence ATGGCCCAGAGAGAGAAGGAGCTCCAGGTCCCGGAGACCCTCACCCTCTGCGTCAACAACTGCGGCTTCTACGGCAACCCCGCCACCAACAACATGTGCCAAGCCTGCTTCCAGGCTGCCGGATTCGCCTCCCCCTCGCCGCCCTCCCGCTCCAGCCACGAGAAAGCTAGCTCCGCCCCGGCTCGGTCGCTGGATCCGGCGGCGGAAGCAGGGAGGGAAGGTGCGGAGGGGCCGGCGGGCAAGGCTGATGCTGCCGCCGCGGTGGTGTCGCCGGCGAGGCGGGTGAGCCGGTGCGCGGGTTGCCGGAAGAGGGTGGGGCTTACGGGGTTCCGGTGCCGGTGCGGTAAGCTGTTCTGCGCGCAGCACCGGTACTCGGACCGCCACGACTGCAGCTTCGACTACAAGGCAGCCGGCCGGGAAGCCATCGCCCGGGAGAACCCTGTCGTCCGAGCCGCCAAGATCGTCAAGATTTGA